From Amycolatopsis sp. YIM 10, the proteins below share one genomic window:
- a CDS encoding MFS transporter codes for MSLREPLQHRSFRWLLAGRTGAELANAIAPVALAFAVLDLTGSVVDLGLVVGVRSLANVILLLFGGVLADRLPRALILQGTGLAAALTQGLIAASVIGGFASIPLLLALSALNGGVAAMSLPAAASLTPQTVPATLLTPANALARMGANTGRILGAALGGMLAAGVGAGWAIAVDAGIFLLSAAGYRGVRIAARVRAERSHPLKDLVEGWREFTARSWVWIVVAQFTVVNAVIMGSHAVIGPKVADDTVGRAAWGFILAAETLGAFIGGVLAARWQPRHALLIGVAVIAVEAVPLVTLAEAPSLVPLLATMFLAGIAIEQFVVAWDVSLQENIPEDKLARVYSYDMLGSFIAMPVGEIAAGPLAERFGADTTLLAGALLVLVSTALALCSRQIRGLTRKSATPSDVTGAVPPADRSPAP; via the coding sequence ATGAGCTTGCGGGAACCCTTGCAGCACCGCAGTTTCCGGTGGCTGCTGGCCGGGCGGACCGGCGCCGAACTGGCCAACGCGATCGCGCCGGTGGCGCTGGCGTTCGCGGTGCTCGACCTGACCGGCTCGGTGGTCGACCTCGGGCTGGTGGTCGGGGTGCGCTCGCTGGCCAACGTGATCCTGCTGCTGTTCGGCGGTGTGCTCGCCGACCGGCTGCCGCGTGCGCTGATCCTGCAGGGCACCGGCCTGGCCGCGGCGCTCACCCAGGGCCTGATCGCGGCCAGCGTGATCGGCGGCTTCGCTTCGATCCCACTGCTGTTGGCGCTGAGCGCGCTCAACGGCGGGGTCGCCGCGATGTCCCTGCCCGCGGCGGCTTCGCTGACCCCGCAGACGGTGCCCGCGACCCTGCTCACGCCGGCGAACGCGCTGGCCCGCATGGGCGCGAACACCGGCCGAATCCTCGGCGCGGCTTTGGGCGGGATGCTCGCCGCGGGGGTCGGGGCGGGCTGGGCCATCGCGGTGGACGCGGGCATCTTCCTGCTGTCCGCGGCGGGTTATCGCGGGGTGCGGATCGCCGCGCGGGTGCGGGCCGAACGTTCGCATCCGCTGAAGGACCTGGTCGAAGGATGGCGGGAGTTCACCGCACGGTCGTGGGTGTGGATCGTGGTCGCGCAGTTCACCGTGGTGAACGCGGTGATCATGGGGAGCCACGCGGTGATCGGCCCGAAGGTCGCGGACGACACGGTCGGACGTGCCGCGTGGGGATTCATCCTGGCGGCGGAAACGCTGGGGGCGTTCATCGGCGGGGTGCTGGCCGCGCGGTGGCAGCCGCGGCACGCGTTGTTGATCGGGGTCGCGGTGATCGCGGTCGAGGCGGTTCCGTTGGTGACGCTGGCGGAGGCGCCTTCTTTGGTCCCGTTGCTGGCGACGATGTTCCTGGCGGGGATCGCTATCGAGCAGTTCGTGGTGGCTTGGGATGTCTCTTTGCAGGAGAACATCCCGGAGGACAAACTGGCGCGGGTCTACTCGTACGACATGCTGGGCTCTTTCATCGCCATGCCCGTCGGCGAAATCGCCGCGGGTCCGCTGGCGGAGCGCTTCGGCGCGGACACCACACTGCTCGCCGGAGCACTGCTCGTTCTTGTGAGCACCGCTCTCGCATTGTGCAGCCGCCAGATTCGGGGCCTTACCCGGAAATCCGCCACCCCCAGCGACGTCACCGGTGCCGTCCCTCCCGCGGACCGCTCACCCGCTCCGTAG
- a CDS encoding helix-turn-helix domain-containing protein, translated as MPEKTSLVELRVLAHPLRLRILSLLTGAAMSAAEAARELQDTQANVSYHLRRLHEAGLLEVAEEVRIHGGLAKRYRHVPGNAPRWNHEDHEGEQLFAETLAGELRRRTVDREPSGRSAVTDAEVWLSPADWERAVELANELGDLLHSEAQPPRTPETRRVSATIALFEMVRP; from the coding sequence ATGCCGGAGAAGACCTCACTGGTCGAGCTGCGCGTGCTCGCCCATCCGCTGCGCCTGCGCATCCTGTCACTGCTCACCGGGGCCGCGATGAGCGCCGCCGAGGCTGCCCGCGAGCTTCAGGACACGCAGGCCAACGTGAGCTACCACCTGCGGCGGCTGCATGAGGCAGGGCTGCTCGAAGTCGCCGAGGAGGTCCGCATCCACGGCGGGCTGGCGAAGCGCTACCGGCACGTCCCCGGCAACGCTCCCCGGTGGAACCACGAAGATCACGAGGGTGAGCAGCTGTTCGCCGAGACGCTGGCCGGTGAGCTGCGCCGCCGCACCGTGGACCGCGAGCCGTCCGGACGGTCCGCCGTCACCGACGCCGAGGTCTGGCTCAGCCCCGCCGACTGGGAACGCGCGGTGGAGCTGGCGAACGAACTCGGCGACCTGCTGCACAGCGAGGCACAACCGCCGCGCACGCCGGAGACCCGGCGAGTCAGCGCCACCATCGCCCTGTTCGAGATGGTGCGGCCATGA
- the pqqB gene encoding pyrroloquinoline quinone biosynthesis protein PqqB, which translates to MKVLLLGTAAGGGFPQWNCACALCTSDAPPRTQDCVAISADGRGWYLLNASPDIRAQILASPVLRAGPGPRETPLRGALVTDAELDHTLGLVMLREAPSFGVWGPDAALHAMRGALPVGRYGDWTFSPVEPEIGGLRVRALPVSDKKPKYARDSTSDGPWVVAYRIEDPSTGGVFVYAPCLATWPPGFGEFTDGADYVLLDGTFYGADEMSGATRAGVGSQAQRAMGHVPISGADGSLARIRDLPGPRWAYTHLNNTNPALAPDSPEHKEVLAAGAELPLDGTLLTL; encoded by the coding sequence ATGAAGGTGCTGCTGCTCGGGACGGCCGCCGGAGGTGGTTTCCCGCAGTGGAACTGCGCCTGCGCACTGTGCACTTCGGACGCTCCACCCCGGACGCAGGACTGCGTGGCGATCAGCGCCGACGGCCGCGGCTGGTACCTGCTCAACGCGTCACCGGACATCCGTGCGCAGATCCTGGCGTCGCCGGTGTTGCGCGCCGGGCCGGGGCCACGGGAGACGCCGTTGCGCGGCGCGCTGGTCACCGATGCCGAACTGGACCACACGCTCGGCCTGGTCATGTTGCGGGAGGCGCCTTCTTTTGGTGTCTGGGGCCCGGACGCCGCCCTGCACGCGATGCGCGGAGCCCTGCCGGTCGGCCGGTACGGGGACTGGACCTTCTCCCCGGTGGAGCCGGAGATCGGCGGCCTTCGCGTGCGCGCGCTGCCGGTCAGCGACAAGAAGCCGAAGTACGCCCGTGACTCCACTTCGGACGGTCCATGGGTGGTCGCCTACCGGATCGAGGACCCGTCCACCGGCGGTGTGTTCGTCTACGCGCCCTGCCTGGCGACCTGGCCGCCGGGATTCGGCGAGTTCACCGATGGCGCGGACTACGTGCTGCTGGACGGCACCTTCTACGGCGCCGACGAGATGTCCGGGGCGACCCGCGCCGGGGTCGGCTCGCAGGCGCAGCGTGCCATGGGGCACGTACCGATCTCCGGTGCGGACGGCAGCCTCGCCCGGATCCGCGACCTGCCGGGACCGCGCTGGGCCTACACCCACCTCAACAACACCAATCCCGCGCTCGCCCCGGATTCCCCGGAGCACAAGGAAGTACTGGCCGCGGGCGCGGAACTCCCCCTGGACGGCACGCTGCTGACCCTATAG
- the pqqE gene encoding pyrroloquinoline quinone biosynthesis protein PqqE, translating into MDVKPAEPPLGLLAELTHRCPLHCPYCSNPLELITRDGELGTEQWLSVLSQARELGVLQVHMSGGEPLARPDLPELVSHASDLGCYVNLVTSGLGLTGKRLDDLAERGLAHIQLSVQGADAERADRLAGTRAHDHKIATAALIKESGLPLSVNVVLHKQNHDQLAGLIALAERMGADRLELANTQYYGWALKNRTALMPTREQLAAAEPIVRAATERLLGTMEIIYVVADYYEPYPKPCMYGWGARQLTVAPNGDVLPCPAATAISTLELDNVTRKPLHDIWYGSTSFNAYRGEDWMSETCRSCDRRGTDHGGCRCQAFLLTGDAAATDPVCSRSPDREIVDLILSAPPPAVEPELVMRRVAR; encoded by the coding sequence ATGGACGTGAAGCCCGCCGAGCCACCGCTGGGTTTGCTGGCCGAGCTGACCCACCGCTGCCCGCTGCACTGCCCGTACTGCTCCAACCCGCTCGAGCTGATCACCAGGGACGGCGAACTCGGTACCGAGCAGTGGCTTTCCGTGCTGTCGCAGGCGCGCGAACTCGGCGTGCTCCAGGTGCACATGTCCGGTGGTGAGCCGCTGGCCAGACCGGACCTGCCGGAACTGGTCTCACACGCGAGCGACCTCGGCTGTTACGTCAACCTGGTGACCAGCGGCCTCGGCCTGACCGGCAAGCGACTCGACGACCTGGCCGAGCGCGGGCTCGCGCACATCCAGCTGTCGGTGCAGGGCGCGGACGCCGAGCGCGCGGACCGGCTCGCCGGCACCAGAGCCCACGACCACAAGATCGCCACGGCCGCGCTGATCAAGGAATCCGGCTTGCCGCTGAGCGTGAACGTGGTGCTGCACAAGCAGAACCACGACCAGCTCGCCGGCCTCATCGCGCTCGCCGAGCGCATGGGCGCCGACCGGCTCGAACTGGCGAACACGCAGTACTACGGCTGGGCGCTGAAGAACCGCACGGCGCTGATGCCGACCAGGGAGCAACTGGCCGCCGCCGAGCCGATCGTGCGTGCCGCCACCGAGCGCCTGCTCGGCACGATGGAGATCATCTACGTGGTCGCCGACTACTACGAGCCCTATCCGAAGCCGTGCATGTACGGCTGGGGCGCACGGCAGCTGACCGTGGCCCCGAACGGTGACGTGCTGCCGTGCCCGGCGGCGACCGCGATCAGCACGCTCGAACTGGACAACGTGACCCGGAAGCCGTTGCACGACATCTGGTACGGCTCGACCTCGTTCAACGCCTACCGCGGTGAGGACTGGATGAGCGAGACCTGCCGGTCCTGTGACCGGCGCGGCACCGACCACGGCGGCTGCCGCTGCCAGGCGTTCCTGCTGACCGGGGACGCGGCCGCCACCGATCCGGTCTGCTCGCGCTCGCCGGACCGCGAGATCGTCGACCTGATCCTGAGCGCTCCACCGCCCGCGGTAGAACCGGAGCTGGTCATGCGGCGGGTGGCGCGATGA
- the pqqD gene encoding pyrroloquinoline quinone biosynthesis peptide chaperone PqqD, with protein MIPRLRRGVRLTYDKVRETHVLLYPEGVLVPNKTAAAVLELCDGHTSVADITAALGKQYRGVREADVNGVLSRLAERRVVEWT; from the coding sequence GTGATCCCCCGACTGCGCCGCGGTGTCCGGCTCACCTACGACAAGGTGCGCGAAACGCACGTGCTGCTGTACCCGGAAGGTGTGCTGGTGCCGAACAAAACCGCCGCCGCCGTGCTCGAACTCTGCGACGGGCATACCAGCGTCGCCGACATCACCGCGGCGCTCGGCAAGCAGTACCGCGGGGTCCGGGAGGCGGACGTGAACGGAGTGCTGTCCCGGCTGGCGGAACGGCGGGTCGTCGAATGGACGTGA
- the pqqC gene encoding pyrroloquinoline-quinone synthase PqqC — translation MSAPLSHEEFAAALRGLSHRYWGTHPFHHRMHAGELSERELRIWAANRWYYQRMIPQKDAAIISNCPLPEVRRQWLPRLVYHDGAAPGEGGIERWLRLCEAVGLSREEVLDERHVAPGVRFAVDAYVTFARTKPWVEAVASGLTEMFSGHLMKRRVADMLANYDWINRADLAYFTNRIDAVSGEGQATVDLVLRHCVTREQQDAAIAALSFKCDVLWSILDAIERAAAKE, via the coding sequence ATGAGCGCGCCGCTCAGCCACGAGGAGTTCGCCGCCGCCCTGCGTGGACTGTCCCACCGCTACTGGGGCACACACCCGTTCCACCACCGGATGCACGCCGGTGAACTGTCCGAACGCGAACTGCGGATCTGGGCCGCGAACCGCTGGTACTACCAGCGCATGATCCCCCAGAAGGACGCCGCGATCATCAGCAACTGCCCGCTGCCCGAGGTGCGGCGGCAGTGGCTCCCCCGGCTCGTCTACCACGACGGCGCCGCGCCGGGCGAGGGCGGGATCGAGCGCTGGCTGCGGTTGTGCGAGGCGGTCGGCCTCAGCCGCGAGGAGGTACTCGACGAGCGGCACGTCGCGCCGGGGGTCCGGTTCGCCGTGGATGCCTATGTCACCTTCGCCAGGACAAAACCGTGGGTCGAAGCGGTCGCCTCTGGGCTCACCGAGATGTTCTCCGGTCATCTGATGAAACGCCGCGTGGCCGACATGCTGGCGAACTACGACTGGATCAACCGCGCCGACCTGGCCTACTTCACCAACCGCATCGACGCGGTCTCCGGAGAGGGACAGGCCACTGTGGACCTCGTGCTGCGGCACTGCGTGACGAGGGAGCAGCAGGACGCCGCGATCGCCGCGCTCTCCTTCAAGTGCGACGTGCTGTGGTCCATTTTGGACGCCATCGAGCGCGCCGCGGCCAAGGAGTGA
- the pqqA gene encoding pyrroloquinoline quinone precursor peptide PqqA, which yields MIETATEVWTTPDFVEYETPMEVTAYAARME from the coding sequence ATGATCGAAACCGCTACCGAGGTCTGGACCACTCCGGACTTCGTCGAGTACGAGACCCCGATGGAAGTCACGGCCTACGCGGCCCGGATGGAATAA